The Dromaius novaehollandiae isolate bDroNov1 chromosome 9, bDroNov1.hap1, whole genome shotgun sequence nucleotide sequence TTATGTGTCTCCTCGAGTTCTCCACAGCATGTAACTTGCATCTTGTCCCCGTTGGCAGTTTATGGTGTGGAAAAGGACTGAGATGAGGTGGTTATCAATCAGGAAGGACAAGCATGCACATGAGGGTTGTTACAtagagctttttgttttccagtaCTTAGATTTCATGTGACCATGTCCAACGCATTTGCTTACTTgctgaaatgtttttcaaaatctcACGGGTGTTATGTGCGTATCTTCCTTCAGCTGAAAGAACAGCTCTTTCGAGCTGAACAAACTCACAATAGTGAGCTAGAAGGGATGAAAAAGGAAATCTCCAAGTTAATGCAGGAGCTGCACCAGCGGGACATTACACTTGCATCAAAAAGTGGCTCCACGTCAGACCTAGAACACCGGCTGAGAACAGAGATtgaaagagcagagaggaaagcagtggagcacagggtaaaaaaaatgcataatactCTTACACTGTCCCTTTAAGGAGTCTAAGGGTTTTCAATACATCATGCTTTTTAGCTATGTTAATAGCTTCCTTTTGTCTTCAGTCTTAGAACAAAGACTTCAGAGACTCTCCTAGCGAAATCTTCCTATTTATGGGGTTTGCTATGTCTGTCTCACCTCTTCTTTTCAAACCTGTAACTGTTTGGCAGTCTTGCAGATTTCTTTGACACAGCTCATGTTAAGTAGGCCAGAATGATGGCATctttgaaaactgaaacaaatgaCTCTGCACAGTTACTTGCATGGTCTTCCTATAGTCTTGCAGGAGTAACGGCCCAAAGCTTCCTTGTAAATTGTAGTTAAGCTTGAACTGAGGGTGGAAAATGGTTGTAGGAGGTGGGTGGGGCGTGCATTCTGTGTTTgcgggggttttttgttttgttttttgagctTTTGTTTGCCTCTGTCTCTTCAGGTAATTCTGGTTCAGCTGGAAACCCTGAGGCTGGAAAACCGTCACCTCTCAGAGATGCTGGAGAAAATGGAGTTTGGTATGGTGGAGGTATGCATTAGGGAGCAGAGATGGGAAGGGGCTAGCATCGCGGGTCCCCTACCTGGGAGCAGTAATACCCTTTGTCCAGACATCTCAATGCTTGGTAGCGTTCAGTGAACATAAACGCCAGATAAAAGGGCCAATTTGTAGGGAAACAAGGCTCAGAAATACTGAGCATCTTGCTTAGTCACGAAGTATTCAGGAGAGATGCAGAAACAGAACTCTAATCTTGCTGTTCCCTCTCCATGGGGTCTGACCCCCGATTTTCAGCGTGTTGTGGTACTCTTCCATTTTATGCCAGTTTACCTTAAGAATCTGATTCTAAATTCCTGATGTCCTTTTGACCTAATCCAGAGCTGTAACTGCCAAGGGCTGGATTCAGGCAGCTGGAAACCCAATGGGAATATACTGTTGGAGCTTTTATCCTGTCAGAGCTGTGGGAAGGGAAACACTCAGTTCTTAATATTAGTTTGGAGTGGTTGTGAAATGTGCCAAGTTCTTGGGAAGCTGCTGTGTGGAAGTTTGTGGCCAGTGagctggagaaaaagcaaaactttctgGAGGGCTCATTTAAGGTTGAAGTGACCTGAAGATCATTACTCTCTGCTTGAAGTGCCAGGTGGTCTTCTGCCTGCCTGAGTTACCAAAAGCTTGATACTGAAGTGCAAACcaagaaaactgtttaaaaacaaaaaaacaatccCCACCCAACACACACAGCCCCAAGGCCCCTATGAGCCTACCTTGGGTAGGATGTGAGAAGGAGAACAACTTCTGCTACAGATATTGGCTAGGTTTTTCAAATGCACATTTGAAAAGTCCTTAAGTACAGCTGTGATGAGAATGAATTAAGCATCTCATTATAACAGAatgcgaggaaaaaaaaaagtgggaaagtcGCAGGAGTAGAAACAATGGAAATGGTATCCACGTGGCGAGATGGGGAGAAGAGAAGCAAATTGTTCTgagtttccaaaaagaaaaaaaatcacatttctacCCGTGGAAGTTGTTTGAGGCAGACTTGTTAAGTTGCATAATGTTTAAAATAACTCATCAAATTCTGGAAAGGTTTGGAAATGGCAATTCAAAGTTACAGGTTTATTTTTTGCATGGGTATCATATGGGTGAGATTGTGTGCTTTGTCTTCTGAGAGCTTCTTAGGCTCTGAAGCTAGGCAACAGCACGAATGAGTTTGCTGCAGCAGAGAAGCACGATTGTTTGCGCATGGTCACACTGCCCCTTGTAAAGGATACTTAGTGTGGGACaacagactggaaaaaaacatgctttgaCACGAGCTGTGTTGCTAGAAGTGGTAACCGACCATTTGTCTCCCTGTATAGTCTGCCATCTCTGTTTCCTCTGCCTCTGTGGTATTAACAAAACATTAATGCTCCTCTCAGGTCTGCCAATAGCGTTACTTATGTAAGTGCTTCTGAAACCATTCTCTTCATCAGCCCACTTAGTTTCATAATTTAAATACTACTAGACTTTTACATGCTATAACCTATAAGTTCAGGAAGGGGGACAGGTTGAGACATAGAAACAGTAATTGGGCAGTGGCACGTATTGTTCATGTGGGTGATTTTAGGGAAAGTTTGTCTCAAAAAAACAGTGTCAAGGAGCAGTTCTTTATCCTGAATGTAGAGGAGTCTCTCTTTCCTGTGACAGTGTTGTTTGCTAAGGCAGAATATTTCTCAAGGGTTATGAGTCATCCCAGTCAGGGAGATGAGTGAGCAGCCTTTGGTAGTTACTACTCCAGGCCTTTACTGCTTTGAGTGAGGGGACCTGGAAGTGTTCTTGCAAGCAGCTTTGTTGCTAGATCAGATGAAAGTCAGTTTCTCACTCAGCGTGGTTGCTTCTCATCAACAGCTAAGTCACTGGAGCAAGTGCTTCTCTGCGCCCATGGGAGCTATCTGGTGGAACCTGCTACTTTGGTACACTCCAGCGAACACATGTATCTGGAGAGTTGTTCAGGCTTGGACACTTTATTTGGGTGCCACCTGAGTATTCCCAGCTTTGACTGTGAGGCTTCCCCCTAGTGATATGAGAAAATCCTAGAATATAAGGCTGGAAGAGAACTcgaggtcatctagtccatctAATTATTGCATGGCCAGAGACAGGTACATCTGAGTTATTATTGGTCTAtatttttctgactgtttttaaaaacatctaatgAGGAGGGAGACTTTCTAGGCCAATTAGTACAGCCTATCTGGATGTAGACACAAAAAGACATATATAATTGATTTGCTCTTAGAAAAGCCTTGAAAACTTTGCCAGTTGATATAGGATATGCTTTAAGGGATCACTTACCAACCTCTGCTCTGGATTTCCCTATGGTGTCttgcaaaacagaagttttgACTTTAGCCCTTTGCTCTCTCTCAGGGAAAAGATGTCAGCCTAAGAGCTCTCAGAGAAGGCTATGCTGTTGaactaaataaattaaaatctgaGAACCAGCAATTGCAGAAGGATCTAGCAGAGGCTAGAGCAAAACTGCAGCTCTCTACTCAGGCCTGCCAGGATGAACCTGAGATCATTGCTCAGCAGATACAAAGTGAAGAGCCTGAGACCAGGGCTGTACAGTACAGGTGAGTGTTGTGTGACCCAAGAATGCTGCCTCCATGTGAAAGAGGACAGAAGGCAGGTGGACATGTGGGTTTCTAATGCCATGTGCTTTGTGTAGAGCATCTATCCCCAGCACACAGTGTGTATGGGAGAGCACAAAGGGCTGTTTTGGAAGCTCCTCTTGGGGCTTATGCAGTGCACTAGCGTTTAGTCTCGGTTGTTTTGTGTTCTGCGAAGCCAGCTGGCCTTTGACTGCTGCTGTTCTAGATAGAGAAGCAGTATGCACTGGTTTTGGTGAAGGGATTGGATTTGGCCCAGGTGGCTGTGCTCTTTTGCCTTGCAGTAATAGGGTGTGCAACAGATTGTAATTTTTGATATCCACAGTAGTAGGATAGTGAATGAGAGTTCCCTGGGGACTGGATATACATCCTGGAGTCCTGTGAATACAAGAGATAGCTGGTTTGGATTGCCAGGATTATCAGTAAACTGTATGTTAATTGTTTTCTCTGTGCAAGTTCTTACTGGAGTTCAGCTGCTAAGTGTCAAACTGTCAAACAGTTGTGCTTTCAAACCTACCTTCCAGGAGAGCTCGGGAAGTGCATGAGGAACAAACAGAGAAAACGCATCACAAGCCTGACAGGACTATCCAGCATCATCAAGGGGAGCCCCAGAGATGGAAAATCCAGGCTTTGCCTGCTGAAAtgggtgctgtgacctccgagACTGGTGAATCACCAGCCCAGATCAGCCGGAAGAACTGTGTGGAATCTCTTGGTTCTGGTGCCCTGCTGGAAGCAGATTCTTTGCTCCTTGTGCTGGACGGAAACACAGGTTTCACTGATGAAACATCTAGGCAGTCTGTCTCAAATCTTCAGAGAGAATCTATGCCTTTGGTAAGCAGTTGTATAGAAGCAGATGGTTGCTCTTTAATGGCTGATGATAAAGCTGAGTTCTCATCTGGCAAAAAGAACCAGGTTTTTGAATCTACAGTCTGGTCCTATGGCATGTGTGCTTATAGATCAAACCCAAACTAGGAAGAAAAACCACTCTTGGGTGGTTAATCCTTGAATGATGGGAACCATGTGATTATTCTTCAAAACTCTGAGGGTAAAGTCTTTCTGTTTGGTGTAACTGCTAAGCTCATTCCAGAGGTTCAGTATTAGATGGTTCAGTCTGTCATAGTTCTCTCTGTACTGGAGCTGTACATCTGTGTCTACAGTGACCTGCTTCGGTCACTTCAAAATGCTGCTTGGGCTTTTGGGTTGGGTCTGTAGTAGAGGCCCAGATACCAAAATGGATGTAGAGTGCTTAGCATTTTAACATACAGTTTCAGGGGGAATCTTGAGCCTGGCGCTGCGTGTCTATATTCACTGTTTAATGCATGGGGTGAGTTTGACTCCTCTGAATGGAACTGCAGTGATCAGCACACCGAACCTAGAGAGCCGCTTGTGCTAGGTGATGGGAAAGCCTGAAATCAGTGGTTCACTCAGCAGAAGCGGAGGTTATTGACTGAAGAATTGCAATCCAGAGTCTTTTCTAGAAAATAGTTGAAAACCTTGTTCCCAGTCACTGATCATACTTTTTTCAtagggagcagtcttggtgcctTCTTGGTCCTCTTACTTAACTGTTGAAGCACTTGTCCAAGACGCAGGAAACTTGGATTCAATCACTTCTTGCCTGAGAGGTTTAAACCCATGTTACCCAGTAGCCATTGGAGTTTCCAGGCTGCAGGCCGACTTGAGCAGGAAAGGGCGAGGGGGAATGGAAGAGGGAAGCTGAGACTAAATGTATGCTGGCATGTGTTACGTACCAAGTCAGACTGGTGGGCTGCGGTCATTCAGGGATGGGAGAATCCTGGGTACTAGTCCCTGCTCTACACATCTACATACTATCAGTCTTTGAAATTTTTCTCCTCTGGTTGTGTTGTAAGCAATGACAAgagctatttttcattttgtggggAGCCCAGAGAAGCCTCCAAGGCTGAGAGGCAGAGAAGCGGAGGCTTGTCAGGTTTGTAGATCTTGATGAGGTTTACTACCAAAAGTAGGTGTTGATCCTTTCAAGGCCAAAGTCACTTGTGGGCATGTCCAGAAAACAAATTTTAGGAGCCCCTATGTGTTCTAAATGGAAGCTCTTCAGACGGTGGGGCTGGAACCGAAGTGCTAACGGTTCTGCTTCAGGGCTTGAGAAGCTCTAGGACTTGATATTTAGTGGAAGAGAATGTGTTGCTTTGTCTTCTGTATGGTCTGAGTGGCAGAAATAAGGTTTCTGAGGAAATGCAGGTTGATATTTCTGCTGGTGTTGACTGAGACTCCCTGCTCATAGTCAGGCTCCTGCGTTCTTTAAATTTGGTACCCTTAGCATTAAGAGAGGAGAGGCCTCATCAGTGGGCAGTAAGGGGATGGGGGAGAATTGCTTGTTTTCTGCAGCCTTTTTTCCACTTTCGTATGTTCCTGTGGGTTGGTAGAAATCCGGAAAGCCATGAAACTCCAGAATTTGGAAGCAACCAGTTCCATTCTCTCGGCACGATGCTGAGGCAAGTTTCCTGTAATGGAAAGCAGCTCCTTAGTGACTTTAATTCACCTGCCAGCCCCTGTGCAGGAAGCTTCTCTTCATCTACTCTTAAATTAAGTTTAATTACAATATTGTTCTTGTAAGTTCAGAACCTGTGGGTGTTCGAAACCATGTGAGTAGCAAGAATAGCTTTTGTATGCAAGGGAAAGATTCTAGGGTAATTTATCGACCATTACTAGCTGAATTGAAGTGGCATTCAGTGGGCTGTGATGGGAGTTCAGTTTGTACTTCACACATGCGAGTGTAGCATAAACCTGTTATTTCAGGAAGAGGAAGTATTTCAAGAAAGATCCCCGGTGCTAGTCCAGTTTGGTAGTGCTTTCACTTCTTCCACTGGAATGGAAGACTTACACAGGGGatgtaatgattttattttaccCTCTGTAGTTTTGGCAAAGGCAAGGGAGGTTTTTTTTGTCCGTAGGAGACTATTGAGAGGGACATTTACCTATGATATAAGCATGAGACCTGAGTGCCTAGTCTGTCCAAGAAGGATGGAAATGGCACAGCAGCTCTTTGAAAGCATGTTTCCTTGCCTCTTTTGCTGATCATTGCTGTACTGTGAATCTTGGAATGAAAGAATACCAAATATCTactattttatataaattttataaatttctgtaatgttttttgGAGACAACCAAGGAATCTTACTATCTTCTCATTGTTGACTGCCattctgcaaagcagctgcctggccTAATCCTGAGTGGGACTCTCAAGCACAACTTCTAATGATGGTTTTACTTGATATCTTCCAATataggtgcttttgaaaatcttgtcTGGTGCTGGCTGGGTTTTCCTTCGAGAAGTCTTAATCATGTCATTAATCTTGCCCTTTGAAAATGTTAGTGGTTTCAGCTAACCTTTGTGAATGTAGTAGATCATGAACCTGAAAGGAGTATCGTGCTGCTGATGCATTGCTCGTGTGTgttgaaacaaaatgcttatgGTCTCTGTAGTTTCAGTTAAATCTACTGTTTTGTCCCTGATGCTCTAATGGCAGAATGCATTTTGAAGCTTCTTGCTGGAGTTTTCTTTGCTCATCAGCCCTGTTAATATCTATGTTTCTCTTTAGTGCCCCATGCCTACAGCTTCAGTTGGATCGATAGCTGCAAGATATCTGGAAGAGGAAGAACTGAGATCCCAGCACATCCTGAAACGCCTAGATACTCACATTGAGGAACTGAAGAAAGAGAGTGAAAAGACAGTGAAACAGTTTGGACACCAggagtaatgttttttttttccagagtcatTGAATTTGAACGTTGGTTTACTTAAATGTCTTAAAAGTGTGAGGGGAAAGGTACCCATGAACCGGCTGCCCTTGGAGCTTGAGTGAGAGACCTTACCTCCCACTTTGAGCTGAACCAGCAGGCTGGGTGTCGAGGAAAGGAGACTCCTCTCTAACTTGTTTGATCTGATGGAGATTATTACACTAGTGGAACTGCACCTCCACCTTAAACCTTTAATTGAGTTGTTGTGGGTCAGAGAGTTGCGTCAGAGAAGTGTGTTTGTACAGTGACTCACAAAGAGATTGTGGTATTTTTAGAAGCAAACCATTTGctaattttaatgtatttaaagtttattttatacatgtaaaagcattgaaataaaacagaaggggaaaagacCCCTTTGCTTTTTCCTACAAAGATAAAGagtagctctcttgtggcctatGCTGCCTTCTCATCCGGAACTTTGGCACTTTTTCCATCCTTTCCCTTCAAGAGTAGCTATACTCTTGAGAAGAC carries:
- the CEP63 gene encoding centrosomal protein of 63 kDa isoform X3 — protein: MEALLEGMQRQGQGSGFLTSCEAELQELMKQIDIMVAHKKSEWEGQTQALEACLDVREQELSSARAALEEKYKEVGMLRQQLEDTERVKQDMVREYEQQLKKFQEELARLRRSYEKLQKKQLKEAREQGAKREEEDRFEMSRLTRKLEEFRQKSLDWEKQRLLYQQQVASLEAQRKALAEQSELIQVLQDEKMELRATLQSQDDFIDSSKLHQEQLQKELVRLTETLHTKEFLIRALEERLQEKQLSSPGLEHLLLQLDVAQKKEQHLQSEVTHLENSLVSSNARCVQLSEELAENIKELQSVEEHHSDSKAEIKKLKEQLFRAEQTHNSELEGMKKEISKLMQELHQRDITLASKSGSTSDLEHRLRTEIERAERKAVEHRVILVQLETLRLENRHLSEMLEKMEFGMVEGKDVSLRALREGYAVELNKLKSENQQLQKDLAEARAKLQLSTQACQDEPEIIAQQIQSEEPETRAVQYRRAREVHEEQTEKTHHKPDRTIQHHQGEPQRWKIQALPAEMGAVTSETGESPAQISRKNCVESLGSGALLEADSLLLVLDGNTGFTDETSRQSVSNLQRESMPLCPMPTASVGSIAARYLEEEELRSQHILKRLDTHIEELKKESEKTVKQFGHQE
- the CEP63 gene encoding centrosomal protein of 63 kDa isoform X4 — translated: MSRLTRKLEEFRQKSLDWEKQRLLYQQQVASLEAQRKALAEQSELIQQTQLASRKQMLESVELASRSEIQHLTSKLERANDAICANELEVERLNMRVDDLTENNRMILEDQQRVQEELRQSKKMLEVLQDEKMELRATLQSQDDFIDSSKLHQEQLQKELVRLTETLHTKEFLIRALEERLQEKQLSSPGLEHLLLQLDVAQKKEQHLQSEVTHLENSLVSSNARCVQLSEELAENIKELQSVEEHHSDSKAEIKKLKEQLFRAEQTHNSELEGMKKEISKLMQELHQRDITLASKSGSTSDLEHRLRTEIERAERKAVEHRVILVQLETLRLENRHLSEMLEKMEFGMVEGKDVSLRALREGYAVELNKLKSENQQLQKDLAEARAKLQLSTQACQDEPEIIAQQIQSEEPETRAVQYRRAREVHEEQTEKTHHKPDRTIQHHQGEPQRWKIQALPAEMGAVTSETGESPAQISRKNCVESLGSGALLEADSLLLVLDGNTGFTDETSRQSVSNLQRESMPLCPMPTASVGSIAARYLEEEELRSQHILKRLDTHIEELKKESEKTVKQFGHQE